The following coding sequences lie in one Spirosoma sp. KUDC1026 genomic window:
- a CDS encoding murein hydrolase activator EnvC family protein, with the protein MLEKEKKQNMERMSQINTVLKQTSSEKQVSLGQLKALDQQIQTQSKQIGLLNKDLRLTESEITELKQASTKLTQDLGKLKKEYGAMVYAADRRRQQVNPLGFLFASDNFNQLVARYRYLRQYSDARQSQVRQINTVQASLQGKQQATQRKRQEQQGTLASKVKESEKLETLKDEKNTVVQELSKKETDLRTELAESRKAVSQLESMITRIIAREARERAAREARERAERERIARLARLEAARKAEAKRKAEEAVAAAEKAGEKPDPETVAKATRPVEPEPEPTVKKPDERRNNNLNDEETALASSFTASRAHLPWPVSKGFIADRFGRKPHPVLKGIYVENQGVDIQTNAGENVRAVYDGIVQDVTSMPGMNNVVAIQHGDYFTVYAKLRSVSVQTGQRVKARESIGTVATDKNGVSEIQFQIWKEFTKLNPESWLQAH; encoded by the coding sequence ATGCTGGAAAAAGAGAAGAAGCAGAACATGGAACGTATGAGCCAGATTAATACAGTGCTGAAGCAGACCTCTTCCGAAAAGCAGGTCAGTTTGGGGCAGTTGAAAGCGCTGGACCAACAGATTCAAACGCAGTCCAAGCAGATTGGTTTGTTGAATAAAGACTTACGCCTGACGGAATCCGAAATCACGGAACTGAAACAGGCGAGCACAAAGCTGACGCAGGATCTGGGTAAGTTGAAAAAAGAATACGGAGCCATGGTCTATGCGGCAGACCGCCGTCGTCAACAGGTCAACCCACTGGGCTTTCTGTTCGCATCAGACAATTTCAATCAGCTTGTTGCCCGCTACCGCTATCTGCGCCAATATTCCGATGCGCGGCAGAGCCAGGTGCGTCAGATCAACACCGTACAGGCCTCTCTGCAGGGTAAACAACAGGCAACGCAACGCAAACGTCAGGAACAACAGGGTACTCTAGCCTCAAAAGTCAAGGAATCCGAAAAACTGGAAACGCTGAAAGACGAAAAGAACACCGTTGTTCAGGAGTTAAGCAAGAAAGAAACAGACCTGAGGACCGAGCTCGCCGAAAGCCGAAAAGCCGTTAGTCAGCTGGAAAGCATGATCACACGCATCATTGCGCGGGAAGCACGCGAACGGGCCGCCCGCGAAGCCCGTGAGCGAGCCGAACGGGAGCGAATTGCGCGGCTGGCCCGCCTTGAAGCCGCCCGGAAAGCCGAAGCCAAACGAAAAGCCGAAGAGGCCGTAGCGGCTGCCGAGAAAGCGGGCGAAAAGCCTGACCCGGAAACGGTAGCCAAAGCAACGCGTCCGGTCGAGCCCGAGCCTGAACCCACAGTTAAGAAACCCGACGAACGACGTAATAATAACCTCAACGATGAAGAAACGGCACTGGCCTCATCGTTTACAGCTTCCCGGGCGCACCTCCCCTGGCCGGTTTCTAAAGGTTTTATCGCCGACCGGTTTGGCCGAAAGCCCCACCCCGTTCTGAAAGGCATTTATGTGGAAAACCAGGGCGTCGATATTCAGACGAACGCGGGCGAAAACGTTCGGGCGGTATACGATGGTATCGTACAGGACGTAACGAGCATGCCCGGTATGAACAACGTAGTGGCCATTCAGCACGGCGATTACTTTACGGTATACGCCAAGCTACGCAGCGTTTCTGTTCAGACGGGGCAGCGCGTTAAAGCCCGTGAATCAATTGGCACGGTAGCGACCGACAAAAACGGTGTTTCCGAGATTCAGTTTCAGATCTGGAAAGAGTTTACCAAACTCAATCCTGAGTCGTGGCTCCAGGCGCACTAA
- the panB gene encoding 3-methyl-2-oxobutanoate hydroxymethyltransferase, giving the protein MSVHNPDIKRVTTHTIQELKNKGEKISALTAYDYSMARVVDKAGVEVILVGDSASNVMAGHETTLPITLDQMIYHASSVVRGVKRALVVVDLPFGSYQGNSSEALRSAIRIMKESGAHAIKLEGGLEIKESITRILSAGVPVMGHLGLTPQSIYKFGTYAVRAKEEAEAQKLLDDAKMLEEIGCFATVLEKIPAALTKKVSQSLTIPTIGIGAGPDADGQILVIHDLLGITNEFKPRFLRQYADLHTTMTQAIAHYVDDVKARDFPNEKEAY; this is encoded by the coding sequence ATGTCCGTTCATAATCCAGACATCAAGCGTGTTACAACGCATACAATTCAGGAGTTAAAAAATAAAGGCGAGAAAATTTCGGCGCTCACAGCCTACGATTACTCTATGGCGCGGGTTGTCGACAAGGCCGGCGTTGAAGTTATTCTCGTGGGCGACTCGGCCTCCAACGTAATGGCCGGTCACGAAACAACACTCCCCATTACGCTCGACCAGATGATTTACCACGCCAGCTCAGTAGTCCGGGGCGTAAAGCGGGCGCTGGTCGTAGTTGATTTACCGTTTGGTTCATACCAGGGTAACTCGTCAGAAGCCCTGCGGTCAGCCATTCGCATCATGAAGGAATCCGGCGCGCACGCTATCAAACTGGAAGGAGGCCTGGAGATCAAAGAGTCGATTACCCGAATTCTTAGCGCGGGAGTTCCTGTCATGGGTCATCTGGGCCTGACTCCCCAGTCTATTTATAAATTTGGTACGTATGCCGTACGGGCAAAGGAAGAGGCCGAAGCACAGAAGCTACTCGACGACGCCAAAATGCTCGAAGAAATTGGTTGCTTTGCTACAGTATTGGAAAAAATTCCGGCGGCTTTAACAAAAAAAGTCTCGCAAAGCCTGACCATTCCTACGATCGGCATTGGTGCTGGACCGGACGCCGATGGCCAGATTCTGGTTATCCATGACCTGCTGGGCATCACAAACGAATTCAAGCCACGGTTTCTGCGTCAGTATGCGGACCTGCATACGACGATGACCCAAGCCATTGCGCATTACGTCGATGACGTAAAAGCGCGCGACTTTCCGAACGAGAAAGAAGCGTATTGA
- a CDS encoding Dabb family protein: protein MFVHSVYFWLKHPENQEDRDALKAGLNSLKGVQEITTVYIGGPAETRRPVIDHTYDLSLILVFADKAAHDTYQVHPVHQEFVAECSHLWERVQIYDVAA from the coding sequence ATGTTTGTTCACTCTGTTTATTTCTGGCTGAAACACCCCGAGAATCAGGAAGACCGCGACGCGCTGAAAGCAGGGCTCAACTCGCTGAAAGGCGTTCAGGAGATAACGACGGTTTATATCGGTGGGCCAGCCGAAACTCGTCGTCCGGTCATCGACCATACGTATGACTTGTCGCTGATCCTCGTTTTTGCGGATAAAGCCGCTCATGATACGTATCAGGTACACCCGGTTCATCAGGAGTTTGTGGCCGAGTGCTCGCACCTGTGGGAGCGGGTTCAGATTTACGACGTAGCTGCATAA
- a CDS encoding RluA family pseudouridine synthase translates to MKLNFEDLIVAENDDYILINKPPYVASLDERTTDRTQSILRMAKEYCPDAQLGHRLDKETSGMLAIAKHPEAYRHLAMQFEHREVTKRYHAVTNGVHDFDGVSVFLPISPIKDGTAVRIDREKGKVAETIFNTLQAYRTTTLVECLPITGRMHQIRVHLMCLKAPIVFDATYGGEPVYLSEVKRKFNLKQGTEELPLIQRVALHAYSLTFTQMNGEEQTFVAPYPKDFGVLVKQLEKFS, encoded by the coding sequence ATGAAGTTAAATTTTGAAGACCTCATCGTTGCTGAAAACGATGACTACATCCTCATCAATAAGCCGCCCTACGTGGCTTCGCTGGACGAACGGACCACCGACCGGACGCAGAGCATTTTGCGGATGGCTAAAGAGTATTGTCCGGATGCTCAACTCGGGCACCGTCTGGACAAAGAGACGTCGGGTATGCTAGCCATAGCCAAACACCCCGAAGCCTATCGCCATCTGGCCATGCAGTTCGAGCATCGGGAGGTAACCAAACGATACCATGCCGTCACGAATGGCGTCCATGATTTTGACGGTGTTTCGGTCTTTTTGCCGATCTCACCCATCAAGGACGGTACGGCGGTACGCATCGATCGGGAGAAGGGTAAAGTTGCCGAAACAATTTTCAATACGTTACAGGCATACCGGACAACAACATTGGTGGAGTGCCTGCCCATTACGGGTCGGATGCACCAGATCCGGGTACACCTGATGTGCCTCAAAGCCCCTATTGTGTTCGACGCTACATATGGCGGAGAGCCAGTATACTTATCGGAAGTTAAGCGCAAGTTCAACTTGAAACAGGGAACCGAAGAATTACCGCTGATTCAGCGTGTGGCGCTGCACGCTTATTCTCTGACGTTTACCCAGATGAACGGTGAGGAGCAAACGTTTGTGGCTCCTTATCCAAAGGATTTCGGCGTTCTGGTAAAGCAGTTGGAGAAGTTTTCGTAA
- the rpmB gene encoding 50S ribosomal protein L28, translated as MARVCQITGKRTRVGNNVSHANNKTKRKFYPNLQKKRFFVESTGEWVTLKVATSAIKTINKNGLEATLRKAYDRGTLSL; from the coding sequence ATGGCCAGAGTTTGTCAAATCACAGGAAAACGCACGCGGGTTGGTAACAATGTATCGCACGCTAATAATAAAACGAAACGTAAGTTCTACCCCAACCTGCAGAAGAAGCGGTTTTTCGTCGAATCAACCGGCGAATGGGTTACGTTAAAGGTAGCTACCTCAGCAATCAAGACCATCAATAAGAACGGTCTGGAAGCAACATTGCGCAAAGCATACGACCGCGGTACGCTGTCGCTGTAA
- a CDS encoding tetratricopeptide repeat protein has protein sequence MNTLYQFFPGRQLTTWIGGLSLLLWLIHTPALAQRKRDRGLSADTSLASIASTTADRLAIETQFADGMRFLMTEEPARAISQFQNVLKKTPNNAAAHYSLANAYIKSGKPAEALQHATKAYSLDSGNKFYALLLGELYVKQKRYGEAEELYEKLLKQGSENAEYGVELAAIYLFDDKPEKALTAYNTVERELGLNEEIIRQKQRIYLKLNKVDKAVEEAERLVASEPGEPDYLLEGAELLIANDRTDQALSWIDRALKLNPDSPQAHVLLADIYRKKGDMARVSKELNQVLANPNLEAGLKARILSSYVGMTEQNPTAQKDALGMAQTLAQTNPNDPKSQVMMADLLAQQGKKAEARDAYARAARLDGSTYEVWGALLQLDNELNQADSLLAHSQQALEMFPTQGVFWYSNGSANLYKRNYQAAVDALEESKKLLAASNDEALKRGIDAQLGDAYNGMGDYTKSDEAYEAVLKLDPINDYVLNNYSYFLSLRKANLPRAQQLAQKLAERHPTNATYLDTYAWVLYVSKDYAKARQYLEKAMSNPASVSGTIIEHYGDVLYQLGQHDKALEQWKLAKTKGNATPALDKKISTGKLNE, from the coding sequence ATGAACACGTTATACCAGTTTTTTCCCGGCCGTCAGCTGACTACGTGGATCGGCGGATTAAGTCTGTTGCTTTGGCTTATCCATACCCCGGCGCTGGCGCAGCGAAAACGCGATCGGGGTTTGTCGGCCGATACGTCCCTGGCCAGCATTGCCTCAACCACCGCCGACAGACTCGCTATTGAAACACAGTTTGCGGATGGCATGCGCTTTCTGATGACAGAAGAACCGGCTCGTGCGATCAGCCAGTTTCAGAATGTGCTGAAAAAGACCCCAAATAACGCAGCTGCTCATTATTCGCTTGCTAATGCGTATATAAAAAGCGGTAAGCCAGCCGAAGCACTCCAACACGCCACCAAAGCCTATTCGCTGGATTCTGGTAATAAGTTTTACGCGCTGCTTCTCGGTGAATTATACGTGAAACAGAAGCGATACGGAGAGGCCGAAGAACTGTACGAAAAACTGCTGAAGCAAGGTTCGGAAAACGCGGAATATGGGGTTGAACTGGCCGCCATTTATCTGTTTGATGACAAACCAGAGAAGGCACTGACAGCGTATAACACGGTAGAACGCGAACTGGGCCTGAACGAAGAAATTATTCGGCAAAAGCAGCGCATCTACTTGAAGTTAAACAAAGTTGATAAAGCGGTTGAAGAAGCCGAACGTCTGGTGGCCTCGGAACCGGGCGAGCCAGACTACCTGCTGGAAGGGGCCGAACTGCTGATTGCGAACGACCGGACAGATCAGGCGCTAAGCTGGATTGACCGGGCGCTCAAACTAAACCCGGATTCACCCCAGGCCCATGTACTGCTGGCGGATATCTACCGAAAAAAAGGAGATATGGCCCGCGTCAGCAAAGAACTGAACCAGGTGCTGGCGAACCCAAACCTGGAAGCCGGTCTGAAAGCGCGGATTCTGTCCAGCTACGTAGGTATGACGGAGCAGAATCCAACGGCGCAGAAAGATGCGCTGGGTATGGCACAGACACTGGCCCAAACCAATCCAAATGATCCCAAATCGCAGGTGATGATGGCCGATCTGCTGGCTCAGCAAGGCAAAAAAGCCGAAGCACGCGATGCCTACGCCCGGGCAGCCCGGTTGGACGGCTCGACGTATGAAGTCTGGGGCGCGTTGCTGCAACTGGATAATGAGCTTAACCAGGCCGATAGTTTGCTGGCTCATTCGCAGCAGGCGCTGGAGATGTTCCCGACTCAGGGCGTTTTCTGGTACTCGAACGGATCGGCGAATTTGTATAAGCGAAACTACCAGGCGGCCGTCGACGCGCTGGAAGAAAGCAAAAAACTCCTGGCAGCCAGCAACGACGAAGCACTGAAACGCGGCATCGACGCGCAACTGGGCGATGCCTATAATGGTATGGGCGATTATACCAAATCAGACGAAGCCTATGAAGCCGTGCTCAAGCTCGACCCCATCAATGATTACGTGCTGAACAACTACAGTTATTTCTTATCGCTACGGAAGGCAAATCTGCCCCGGGCGCAGCAACTGGCGCAGAAGCTAGCGGAGCGGCACCCTACCAATGCAACGTATCTGGATACCTACGCCTGGGTACTGTACGTATCAAAAGACTACGCTAAAGCCCGCCAGTACCTGGAGAAAGCCATGAGTAATCCAGCCTCAGTCAGCGGTACAATCATCGAGCACTACGGCGATGTGCTATATCAGCTTGGTCAACACGATAAGGCACTAGAGCAATGGAAGTTAGCTAAGACGAAAGGTAACGCCACACCTGCGCTCGACAAAAAAATCTCAACGGGAAAACTCAATGAATAA
- a CDS encoding Ohr family peroxiredoxin codes for METLYTATVSNVGGRDGDVKSLDGILEMDIKRPLEMHGEGGAANPEMLFAAAYSSCYNGALMAVAKRREIILPEHAVEVSISLNQDGNNMFLSGKIVVKAPGMNHEQLQQLADTAHAVCPYSKAVKGNMDMKVQVLV; via the coding sequence ATGGAAACCCTGTATACTGCCACTGTCAGCAACGTCGGTGGTCGCGATGGTGATGTTAAATCGCTGGATGGCATTCTGGAAATGGATATCAAACGTCCGTTGGAAATGCACGGCGAAGGTGGAGCCGCTAACCCAGAAATGCTGTTTGCTGCGGCCTATAGTTCCTGTTATAATGGAGCGCTGATGGCCGTTGCCAAACGTCGGGAAATTATTCTACCGGAACATGCCGTCGAGGTAAGTATCTCGTTAAATCAGGATGGTAACAATATGTTCTTGTCGGGGAAAATTGTCGTTAAGGCTCCCGGCATGAACCATGAGCAATTACAGCAGCTAGCCGACACGGCTCATGCCGTCTGCCCTTACTCGAAAGCTGTCAAGGGCAATATGGATATGAAAGTGCAGGTGTTGGTCTAG
- a CDS encoding DUF5522 domain-containing protein, whose translation MTPDGFLVFTAIYHKKRGYCCKNGCRHCPFGYKKESE comes from the coding sequence ATGACTCCTGATGGTTTTCTGGTCTTTACAGCGATTTATCACAAGAAACGGGGCTATTGCTGCAAAAACGGGTGCCGGCATTGCCCATTTGGATATAAAAAAGAGAGCGAGTAG
- a CDS encoding DUF4292 domain-containing protein: MNKFIGIAGLCSLLLLGNACRRQPATDSRNFGVMPKIDSTSQTVAVNPTPIDTTAKTASNAASQPNAARPAVAEVDFRYLTTRSKLSFKGPKQELDNANLTIRARKDSLIWLSVSKLGIEAVRTLITPDSIIVLDKLHKETVAFDFPTLSRQFNFRINFALLQSILLGNLPYPQQAATVASSSETTILSRQQAGPVLVENYISKPNQKLTQVRLTDQPTQNTLQVTYEQFTALATVLFPFTNLITLTYKPKATDQASQTDIQIRHNRVELSDTNPGFPFSVPASYQHRLN; this comes from the coding sequence ATGAATAAGTTTATTGGCATTGCTGGGCTATGCAGTCTTCTGCTGCTGGGAAATGCCTGTCGCCGACAACCAGCCACAGACTCCAGAAATTTTGGTGTTATGCCAAAGATTGACTCTACTAGCCAGACAGTTGCGGTCAATCCCACGCCAATTGATACAACAGCAAAGACGGCCTCTAACGCTGCATCGCAGCCAAACGCAGCCCGACCAGCCGTGGCCGAGGTCGACTTTCGGTACTTGACTACCCGGTCCAAATTATCGTTCAAGGGGCCTAAACAGGAACTGGACAATGCTAATCTTACCATTCGTGCCCGGAAAGATAGCCTAATCTGGCTGTCGGTCAGTAAACTCGGTATCGAAGCCGTTCGAACGCTAATTACGCCTGATTCTATCATCGTGCTGGATAAACTTCACAAGGAAACCGTGGCGTTTGATTTTCCTACCCTGAGCCGGCAGTTCAATTTTAGGATCAATTTTGCGCTCCTGCAGTCGATCTTGCTGGGTAACCTGCCGTATCCCCAGCAAGCCGCTACGGTTGCTTCGTCCTCAGAAACGACGATTTTAAGCCGCCAGCAGGCCGGGCCGGTGCTGGTTGAGAATTATATCAGTAAACCCAATCAGAAGCTGACCCAAGTGCGGCTTACCGATCAGCCTACCCAGAATACGCTTCAGGTTACCTACGAACAGTTTACTGCACTGGCGACTGTTCTTTTTCCTTTCACTAATCTGATTACCCTGACCTATAAGCCGAAAGCGACGGATCAGGCCAGTCAAACCGATATCCAAATCAGACATAATCGGGTTGAGCTGAGCGATACTAATCCAGGATTTCCCTTTTCTGTGCCGGCCAGTTACCAGCATCGACTTAACTAA